A genomic stretch from Fusarium musae strain F31 chromosome 9, whole genome shotgun sequence includes:
- a CDS encoding hypothetical protein (EggNog:ENOG41) — protein MAVMGSYSNNLFELPATEPHNTRPSGYDFKNPYFPPPPAYSANSPSTQEQSTSQQINRKSGFANRLHVLSAKIAGPVNDFANKLGCEAFMPTTVEKECEKAARILTSFCEGTPLPPNESLSRRKALVKIPRQVLRSAAGLAIFTALRSGAQFTWGSGSGIVVARQPDGSWSPPSSFAVNTLSVGFMVAMDIFDSVCVLRTPEAVAAFTKPRVSFGGEVAVTAGPVGTGVYIDSAVNSDGAAEPIWSYVKSRGLYVGAQIDGTVITTRNKANEDFYGVEVPVGSILRGEVPARGPMWPEGYWRLNNVLREIDYGK, from the exons ATGGCAGTCATGGGATCCTACAGTAATAATTTATTTGAGCTTCCCGCTACCGAACCCCACAATACTCGTCCTTCAGGATATGACTTCAAGAATCCTTACtttcctccaccaccagcatATTCCGCAAACAGTCCATCGACCCAAGAACAATCCACATCACAGCAAATAAACCGCAAGTCAGGCTTTGCCAATCGTCTTCACGTCCTCAGCGCCAAGATCGCCGGCCCCGTGAATGACTTCGCGAACAAGCTCGGATGCGAGGCATTCATGCCTACCACTGTAGAAAAGGAGTGCGAGAAAGCAGCACGAATACTGACATCTTTCTGTG AGGGAACGCCACTTCCGCCAAACGAATCATTATCGAGACGAAAGGCACTAGTCAAAATTCCGCGACAGGTCCTCAGGTCAGCTGCAGGTCTTGCCATCTTCACCGCACTTCGCTCTGGCGCCCAGTTCACCTGGGGTAGTGGCTCAGGCATTGTTGTAGCACGACAGCCCGATGGGTCATGGTCGCCGCCATCTTCCTTCGCCGTCAACACCCTCAGCGTTGGCTTCATGGTTGCCATGGACATATTCGACAGCGTGTGTGTCCTGCGGACCCCGGAAGCCGTAGCTGCGTTCACCAAACCGCGAGTCTCCTTCGGTGGCGAGGTCGCTGTCACTGCTGGGCCAGTTGGTACAGGTGTCTATATTGATTCTGCCGTCAATAGTGATGGAGCTGCTGAGCCTATATGGAGTTATGTGAAGAGCAGGGGGCTGTATGTTGGTGCGCAGATCGATGGGACTGTTATCACGACGAGAAACAAGGCAAATGAGGACTTTTATGGAGTGGAAGTCCCTGTTGGCTCTATCCTACGGGGCGAGGTTCCAGCTAGAGGGCCTATGTGGCCGGAAGGATACTGGAGGCTGAATAATGTGTTGCGAGAAATAGACTATGGAAAGTGA